The genomic window GCTATTGAAAAAGGAATCGCTTGAGGTCAAAATTTTTTTTGCGATGAATTAGATTGGATATATGAAAAAAATTTTCCATTACCTGCAACCTGAGCTTGTTGTTTTTTTAGAAGCGCCCTCTAGAGATGAAGTCTTAAAAGAGCTTGTCGATCTTGCTTATCGAAATGGCAAGCTGCAAGATAAAGAAGCTTTTTATGAAGCCATTATAGAAAGGGAAAAAATCGTTTCAACCGGAATCGGTATGGGTGTTGCCATACCGCATGCAAAGCTGCCTTCTTACGATGATTTTTTTATTGCGGTCGCATGTTTAAAAACCGGGGTGGATTGGAATGCGCTTGATGGCACTTTAGTTAGGCTAATTTTTATGATTGGCGGCCCCGATGATAAACAAACAGAGTATTTGCAACTTCTTTCCGGGCTTACAATGGCGATAAAAGATGAGGAAAGACGTAAAAAAGTCTTGAACTCTGGCTCGCCTCAAGAGATAATCGAACTTTTTAAAGGATTTTAAAAAAAAGGTTTGTAAACCTTACCCTGTTGTTTGATATAATCCGAGGACAAGGTATAGATTCTTTTAAAAATACTAGAATTTAAAAGAGTTAGGACTCGCTTTGCAGGAAAGGAAAAAAGCATGGACTTGCAGATAAAAGATGTGGCTGAATTGCTAAATGTCACTGAGAATGCCATTAAGGATTGGGTAACAGCGGGCCAAATTCCCTATTACCGCATAGATAGTGATTTTCGATTTAGCCGGATCGAAATTGAAGATTGGGTGATTAGAAGTCAAAAAAATGACTTTCACTTACGAAATGTGGATGATGAAGCAAAAGGGCGAGGAAACCGTCAATTCAGCTTATATCGAGCCATTCATAAAGGCGGAGTCCTTCATTCCATTCCCGGAAAAAGCAAAGAAGAGGTCATTAGGAATGCTATGGCCATTATAGCTAAGGATTTGGCCTTAGACAAAGACATCCTGACAGACCTTCTTTTAGATAGAGAAAATCTTCAACCGACAGCCATCGGTTCAGGAATTGGGCTGCCCCATACCCGTGAAGCCTTTATAAAAAACTCTTTTGATTCTGTATACGTAGTTTTCCCGGAAAGAGCCATTTCA from Criblamydia sequanensis CRIB-18 includes these protein-coding regions:
- a CDS encoding PTS sugar transporter subunit IIA, producing the protein MKKIFHYLQPELVVFLEAPSRDEVLKELVDLAYRNGKLQDKEAFYEAIIEREKIVSTGIGMGVAIPHAKLPSYDDFFIAVACLKTGVDWNALDGTLVRLIFMIGGPDDKQTEYLQLLSGLTMAIKDEERRKKVLNSGSPQEIIELFKGF
- a CDS encoding PTS sugar transporter subunit IIA; its protein translation is MDLQIKDVAELLNVTENAIKDWVTAGQIPYYRIDSDFRFSRIEIEDWVIRSQKNDFHLRNVDDEAKGRGNRQFSLYRAIHKGGVLHSIPGKSKEEVIRNAMAIIAKDLALDKDILTDLLLDRENLQPTAIGSGIGLPHTREAFIKNSFDSVYVVFPERAISDYGALDGKPVHSLFFLFAASDKNHLHLLAKIAHFCAQQHLKQLIEKKPNKISLLEEIKQWESHINT